In Procambarus clarkii isolate CNS0578487 chromosome 36, FALCON_Pclarkii_2.0, whole genome shotgun sequence, one DNA window encodes the following:
- the LOC138371561 gene encoding uncharacterized protein, producing MTLRQVEQRLPERPPELLPERPPERPPERPPERPPERPPERPPELLPERPPELLPERPPERPPERPPERMPERPPERPPERPPERPPERPPERPPERPPERPPERMPERPPERPPERPPERMPERPPERPPERMPERPPERPPERPPERPPERPPERPASELH from the coding sequence ATGACGTTAAGGCAGGTTGAGCAACGACTTCCTGAACGACCTCCTGAACTACTTCCTGAACGACCTCCTGAACGACCTCCTGAACGACCTCCTGAACGACCTCCTGAACGACCTCCTGAACGACCTCCTGAACTACTTCCTGAACGACCTCCTGAACTACTTCCTGAACGACCTCCTGAACGACCTCCTGAACGACCTCCTGAACGAATGCCTGAACGACCTCCTGAACGACCTCCTGAACGACCTCCTGAACGACCTCCTGAACGACCTCCTGAACGACCTCCTGAACGACCTCCTGAACGACCTCCTGAACGAATGCCTGAACGACCTCCTGAACGACCTCCTGAACGACCTCCTGAACGAATGCCTGAACGACCTCCTGAACGACCTCCTGAACGAATGCCTGAACGACCTCCTGAACGACCTCCTGAACGACCTCCTGAACGACCTCCTGAACGACCTCCTGAACGACCAGCATCTGAACTGCACTGA
- the LOC138371560 gene encoding neuroblast differentiation-associated protein AHNAK-like has product MNDVQSLDQLQPRSCARHPKPTFRYPKSTFRHPKPTFRDPKPTFRHPKPTFRDPKLTFRHPKLTFRHPKSTFRDPKLTFRHPKLTFRDPKLTFRDPKLTFRHPKLTFRDPKPTFGDPKSTFRDPKLTFRDPKLTFRNPKFTFRDPKLTFRDPKLTFRDPKLTFRDPKLTFRDPKLTFRDPKLTFRDPKLTFRNPKLTFRDPKLTFRGPKLTFKDPKFTFRDPKLTFRDLKLTFRNPKLTFKDPKLTFRDP; this is encoded by the exons aTGAACGATGTTCAATCACTcgaccagttacagccccgctcctgtgccag GCACCCTAAACCCACCTTCAGGTACCCTAAATCCACCTTCAGGCACCCTAAACCCACCTTCAGGGACCCTAAACCCACCTTCAGGCACCCTAAACCCACCTTCAGGGACCCTAAACTCACCTTCAGGCACCCTAAACTCACTTTCAGGCACCCTAAATCCACCTTCAGGGACCCTAAACTCACTTTCAGGCACCCTAAACTCACCTTCAGGGACCCTAAACTCACCTTCAGGGACCCTAAACTCACTTTCAGGCACCCTAAACTCACCTTCAGGGACCCTAAACCCACCTTCGGGGACCCTAAATCCACCTTCAGGGACCCTAAACTCACCTTCAGGGACCCTAAACTCACCTTCAGGAACCCTAAATTCACCTTCAGGGACCCTAAACTCACCTTCAGGGACCCTAAACTCACCTTCAGGGACCCTAAACTCACCTTCAGGGACCCTAAACTCACCTTCAGGGACCCTAAACTCACCTTCAGGGACCCTAAACTCACCTTCAGGGACCCTAAACTCACCTTCAGGAACCCTAAACTCACCTTCAGGGACCCTAAACTCACCTTCAGAGGCCCTAAACTCACCTTCAAGGACCCTAAATTCACCTTCAGGGACCCTAAACTCACCTTCAGGGACCTTAAACTCACCTTCAGAAACCCTAAACTCACCTTCAAGGACCCTAAACTCACCTTCAGGGACCCCTAA
- the LOC123748638 gene encoding uncharacterized protein slr1851-like: MGYCVNLYSVNLYSVNLYSVNLYSVNLYSVNLYSVNLYSVNLYSVNLYSVNLYSVNLYSVNLYSVNLVNLYSVNLYSVNLYSVNLYSVNLYSVNLYSVNLYSVNLYSVNLYSVNLYSVNLYSVNLYNVNLYNVNLYSVNLYSVNLYNVNLYNVNLYSVNLYSVNLYSVNLYSVNLYNVNLYSVNLYSVNLLC, encoded by the exons ATGGGTTATTG CGTGAACCTCTACAGCGTGAACCTCTACAGCGTCAACCTCTACAGCGTGAACCTCTACAGCGTCAACCTCTACAGCGTGAACCTCTACAGCGTGAACCTCTACAGCGTCAACCTCTACAGCGTGAACCTCTACAGCGTCAACCTCTACAGCGTCAACCTCTACAGCGTCAACCTCTACAGCGTGAACCT CGTCAACCTCTACAGCGTCAACCTCTACAGCGTGAACCTCTACAGCGTCAACCTCTACAGCGTCAACCTCTACAGCGTCAACCTCTACAGCGTCAACCTCTACAGCGTCAACCTCTACAGCGTCAACCTCTACAGCGTCAACCTCTACAGCGTCAACCTCTACAGCGTCAACCTCTACAACGTCAACCTCTACAACGTCAACCTCTACAGCGTCAACCTCTACAGCGTCAACCTCTACAACGTCAACCTCTACAACGTCAACCTCTACAGCGTCAACCTCTACAGCGTGAACCTCTACAGCGTCAACCTCTACAGCGTCAACCTCTACAACGTCAACCTCTACAGCGTGAACCTCTACAGCGTCAACCTCTTGTGTTAA
- the LOC138371559 gene encoding postacrosomal sheath WW domain-binding protein-like: MVTGKNDVIRNIIKGNNPHNYRPLKGQEIFPAFPVEVPEGFRVPEGGFRVPEGEFRVPEGEFRVPEGGFRVPEGGFRVPEDGFRVSESEFRVPEGGFRVPEGEFRVPEGGFRVSESEFRVPEGGFRVPEGELRVPEGEFRVLEGEFRVPEGEFRVSESEFTVSEGEFRV, translated from the exons ATGGTGACAGGTAAAAATGACGTCATTCGTAATATAATTAAGGGTAATAATCCACATAATTACAGACCATTaaaaggtcag GAAATTTTTCCTGCATTTCCTGTTGAAGTCCCTGAAGGGTTTAGGGTGCCTGAAGGTGGGTTTAGGGTCCCTGAAGGTGAGTTTAGGGTGCCTGAAGGTGAGTTTAGGGTGCCTGAAGGTGGGTTTAGGGTCCCTGAAGGTGGGTTTAGGGTGCCTGAAGATGGGTTTAGGGTCTCTGAAAGTGAGTTTAGGGTGCCTGAAGGTGGGTTTAGGGTCCCTGAAGGTGAGTTTAGGGTGCCTGAAGGTGGGTTTAGGGTCTCTGAAAGTGAGTTTAGGGTGCCTGAAGGTGGGTTTAGGGTGCCTGAAGGTGAGTTAAGGGTGCCTGAAGGTGAGTTTAGGGTCCTTGAAGGTGAGTTTAGGGTCCCTGAAGGTGAGTTTAGGGTTTCTGAAAGTGAGTTTACGGTCTCTGAAGGTGAGTTTAGGGTCTGA